In a genomic window of Burkholderia pseudomultivorans:
- a CDS encoding MFS transporter: MKNVTNEMPPVGRLNNVLAAQASLQTRIDGLRSWYVLIILMLAYSLAYIDRQILNLLVDPIRHSLVISDTQLSLVQGIAFISAYLLASPLFGRLVDITNRRNILLIGVCLWSIFTALCGTATTFEGLFLARFGVGASEACMFPIALSVIADCFSAKRMPRAMSVFVLGPLLGGGLSLVAGGLVISFARDVRQQFPMLAGFETWQLAFIAIGLPGLLFALLVLLTVREPIRRNIGGNRPEERQFSVRESASFLWERRGFYVRLFIGVGMLAIVVLGMPTWLPTYLIRTHGMPAAVVGFRFGSVVVTFGIAGALLGPLVVRWLERRGYEDATLRTAAIAMVPMLLCCASIPFATSATCVLAAAAGTVFFFSLPTGCLAAALQYVAPSRMRGTVGALYTFFAQLIGFGLGPTLIAMVTDRVYGNPKMVGNSIGIICTIASALAAWLLLTALPQFRRLLAEARAERAD, translated from the coding sequence ATGAAGAACGTCACGAATGAAATGCCGCCTGTCGGCAGGTTGAACAACGTACTAGCAGCACAGGCCTCCCTTCAAACCAGGATCGACGGCCTTCGCTCGTGGTACGTCCTGATCATATTGATGCTTGCGTACTCGCTTGCATACATCGATCGCCAAATCCTGAACCTGCTGGTCGACCCGATCCGGCATTCGCTCGTTATTTCCGACACACAGCTTAGTCTTGTACAAGGAATCGCCTTCATTTCTGCGTATCTGCTCGCATCACCACTTTTCGGTCGACTCGTCGATATCACCAACCGGCGCAACATCCTGCTGATTGGAGTTTGTCTGTGGTCCATCTTCACGGCGTTATGCGGTACAGCCACGACGTTTGAAGGGTTGTTCCTCGCGCGCTTCGGCGTCGGGGCAAGCGAGGCATGCATGTTCCCGATCGCACTGTCGGTGATCGCAGACTGCTTTTCAGCAAAGCGGATGCCGCGTGCGATGAGCGTCTTCGTACTTGGACCATTACTCGGCGGCGGACTTTCGCTCGTTGCCGGCGGCCTTGTGATCTCGTTCGCCAGGGATGTCCGTCAGCAGTTTCCGATGCTGGCCGGATTCGAGACCTGGCAGCTTGCATTCATCGCGATTGGACTTCCGGGGCTGCTCTTCGCACTTCTTGTGCTGTTGACCGTACGTGAACCCATCCGTCGCAACATCGGCGGCAACAGGCCGGAAGAACGCCAATTCTCGGTTCGAGAATCAGCCTCGTTTCTTTGGGAGCGTCGTGGGTTCTACGTTCGGCTTTTCATTGGTGTCGGCATGCTGGCAATCGTCGTGCTTGGTATGCCGACATGGCTGCCGACGTATCTGATCCGTACGCACGGGATGCCCGCGGCCGTCGTCGGCTTCCGTTTCGGTTCGGTCGTGGTCACCTTTGGCATCGCCGGTGCATTGCTTGGACCACTAGTCGTTCGATGGCTCGAGCGGCGTGGTTACGAGGATGCCACACTACGGACTGCCGCAATCGCGATGGTTCCCATGTTGCTCTGCTGTGCGAGCATTCCGTTTGCGACCAGCGCAACATGTGTACTGGCAGCGGCGGCCGGCACGGTCTTTTTCTTTTCACTGCCTACCGGCTGCCTAGCGGCAGCCCTGCAATACGTTGCACCCAGCCGCATGCGCGGCACGGTCGGAGCACTCTACACGTTCTTCGCGCAGCTGATCGGCTTCGGGCTCGGCCCAACGTTGATTGCTATGGTCACGGACCGGGTGTATGGCAACCCGAAGATGGTAGGAAATTCGATCGGGATTATTTGCACGATTGCATCAGCACTGGCCGCTTGGCTTCTGCTTACCGCTCTCCCGCAATTTCGTCGATTGCTTGCCGAGGCACGCGCAGAGCGAGCTGACTGA